In Bacillus sp. NP247, one DNA window encodes the following:
- a CDS encoding heterocycloanthracin/sonorensin family bacteriocin — protein MNNFQQELQALSLNGYQSGNVVYWDQQNQYPYYYIEGDARRCGGCGGRCGGCGGRCGGCGGGRCGGFRCFGCFGCFSCGGCGGCGGCSNCFNGFNGTADTTGTIVTFG, from the coding sequence ATGAATAATTTTCAACAAGAACTACAAGCGTTAAGCCTTAATGGTTATCAATCTGGAAATGTTGTGTACTGGGACCAGCAAAACCAATATCCATATTACTATATTGAAGGTGATGCTCGTCGCTGTGGCGGTTGTGGTGGTCGCTGTGGCGGTTGTGGTGGTCGTTGTGGCGGTTGTGGTGGTGGTCGTTGTGGTGGATTCCGTTGTTTTGGTTGCTTCGGTTGCTTTAGTTGTGGTGGTTGTGGCGGTTGCGGTGGTTGCTCTAATTGTTTTAATGGTTTTAATGGTACTGCTGATACTACTGGTACTATTGTAACATTTGGATAA
- a CDS encoding GNAT family N-acetyltransferase, with translation MTIISIEKATILDAEKLTEIMKRTFDEEAKQWLCDQDGVIDYNIQPPGYSSVEMTIYSIEELDYFKVRMDEEIVGGIIVTISGKSYGRIDRICVDPIHQGIGIGSLAIKFIEEEFPSVRIWDLETSSRQVNNHHFYKKMGFETIFETEDEYCYVKRIKTDSSEENLVKNKDMKSGQYENCNLANTEYYQVNLKDSSFVNSNVMHMNMSNCNVSQSKFKNINLRNSSYADLNLSGSKFNLVTLGGVQFKDTSLEEGKESISFERCDLEGSKVINCNLKNVEIQNSDITGMKINNIAVEELLELYNRVNS, from the coding sequence ATGACGATAATATCTATTGAAAAAGCTACAATTTTAGATGCTGAAAAGTTAACAGAAATAATGAAAAGAACATTTGATGAAGAAGCAAAACAATGGTTGTGTGATCAAGATGGTGTAATTGATTATAACATTCAGCCACCAGGATATTCTTCAGTTGAGATGACTATATATTCAATTGAAGAATTGGATTATTTTAAAGTTAGAATGGATGAAGAAATTGTCGGTGGAATTATAGTTACGATTTCTGGTAAGTCTTACGGTAGAATTGATCGTATATGTGTGGATCCTATTCATCAGGGGATAGGGATTGGATCACTGGCTATTAAGTTTATAGAAGAAGAGTTTCCAAGCGTAAGGATTTGGGATCTTGAGACGTCTAGTAGACAAGTTAATAATCATCATTTCTATAAAAAAATGGGCTTTGAGACAATTTTTGAAACAGAAGATGAATATTGCTATGTAAAAAGAATAAAGACAGATTCAAGCGAAGAGAACTTAGTTAAAAATAAAGATATGAAAAGTGGGCAATACGAAAACTGTAATTTGGCAAATACAGAGTATTATCAGGTGAATTTAAAGGATAGTTCATTTGTTAATAGCAATGTAATGCATATGAACATGAGTAATTGTAATGTAAGTCAATCAAAGTTTAAAAATATAAATCTAAGGAACTCCTCATATGCAGATTTAAATCTTTCAGGCAGTAAATTTAATTTGGTGACTTTAGGTGGAGTTCAATTTAAAGATACAAGCCTTGAAGAAGGTAAGGAGTCTATTTCTTTTGAAAGATGCGATCTTGAAGGTAGTAAAGTAATTAATTGTAATCTTAAAAATGTTGAAATACAAAATAGTGATATAACAGGTATGAAAATAAATAATATTGCTGTAGAGGAACTACTTGAATTGTATAATCGGGTGAATAGTTAA
- a CDS encoding GNAT family N-acetyltransferase produces MGINIRAVELQDARAIHRICIQEDVLPYMVFLPSMRVDAMENRIRNLAPNQFEFVAEYDGEVVGFVGLTQSPGRRSHSGDLFIGVDSEYHNKGIGKALLTKMLDLADNWLMIERVELGVLETNPGAKALYEKFGFIEEGVKVGNLKAHGKFVNEIMMSRFRPGGLIVHN; encoded by the coding sequence ATGGGGATTAACATTAGAGCAGTAGAACTACAAGATGCTAGAGCAATTCATCGTATATGCATTCAAGAGGATGTTTTACCTTATATGGTTTTCTTACCTAGTATGCGTGTAGATGCGATGGAGAATAGAATTCGTAATTTAGCACCAAATCAATTTGAATTTGTTGCAGAATATGATGGAGAAGTTGTTGGATTTGTCGGTTTAACCCAAAGTCCTGGACGTAGATCTCACTCAGGAGATTTATTTATTGGAGTAGACAGCGAATATCACAATAAAGGAATAGGAAAAGCACTTCTTACAAAAATGCTGGATCTTGCTGACAATTGGTTAATGATAGAGCGAGTAGAGCTTGGTGTGTTAGAAACGAACCCTGGAGCGAAAGCCTTATATGAAAAATTTGGATTTATAGAAGAGGGTGTAAAGGTAGGGAATTTGAAGGCTCATGGGAAATTTGTTAATGAAATTATGATGAGTCGTTTTAGACCGGGTGGTTTGATTGTACATAATTAA
- a CDS encoding DMT family transporter: MKSPILSYFILFFGVFALSTSAIFVKLADAPTAITAFYRLLFATLILIPFLIFNKDNRNELRSLSKKQWGFGLLSGLFLAAHYVLWFESLQYTSVASSTVIVTLQPLFSMLGSHFLFKERFTKGAIIGCLIAISGSIVIGWQDFQISGEALYGDILAFIAAGVITAYFFISQHVRKDLSLIPYSVISYGSSSLVLGIFAYSQQSSFSNYSAQTWWSFIGLAFIATILGQTIFNWLLKWMSTTVISMSILGETIGTCILAYFILNETISLQQGAGILLIFIGLTLFLLQPYPNKKA, encoded by the coding sequence TTGAAATCACCTATTCTTTCATATTTCATCTTATTTTTCGGCGTGTTTGCCTTATCAACTTCAGCAATCTTTGTAAAATTAGCGGATGCCCCTACAGCAATTACTGCTTTTTACAGATTATTGTTTGCAACGTTAATTCTTATTCCATTTCTAATATTTAATAAGGATAATCGAAACGAATTACGCTCTTTATCAAAAAAACAATGGGGATTCGGACTATTATCCGGATTATTTCTAGCAGCACATTATGTACTATGGTTTGAATCATTACAATATACTTCTGTAGCAAGCTCTACAGTTATCGTTACGTTACAACCTTTATTTTCAATGCTTGGAAGCCATTTTTTATTTAAAGAAAGGTTTACGAAAGGTGCCATTATAGGGTGTCTCATAGCAATTTCCGGAAGTATCGTAATTGGATGGCAAGATTTCCAAATTAGTGGAGAAGCATTATACGGAGATATTTTAGCTTTCATTGCAGCCGGAGTCATAACAGCCTATTTTTTCATTAGTCAACACGTTCGTAAAGATTTATCTCTTATACCATATTCAGTAATTAGTTATGGCAGTAGTTCACTCGTTCTCGGTATATTTGCTTACTCGCAGCAGTCATCTTTCTCCAATTATTCAGCACAAACATGGTGGTCCTTTATAGGCTTAGCATTCATTGCAACGATTTTAGGACAAACAATTTTCAATTGGTTATTAAAATGGATGAGTACTACTGTTATTTCAATGAGTATTTTAGGAGAAACGATTGGAACGTGTATATTAGCGTATTTCATTTTGAATGAAACGATTTCGTTACAACAAGGTGCAGGTATTTTACTTATTTTTATTGGATTAACATTATTTTTATTACAACCGTATCCTAATAAAAAAGCATGA
- a CDS encoding helix-turn-helix domain-containing protein codes for MHYDRRKEVFVMIHYRLGQTVLSYRKKNNMTIREFADYAGISTSLISQIERGHANPSLSVLELIAKALNVPLFTLFINDIDTDSLISKKTDRKKVYRENNDHIVYDVLTPDFMKARIEMLMMDLNRHANTTESHYSHEDKEEIAVVMKGEVYVELEGNEYFLEEGDVVRIPPNVKHRFLNKSSEMNHILFVLTPSLS; via the coding sequence ATGCACTATGATAGACGAAAGGAAGTTTTTGTTATGATTCATTATCGATTAGGTCAAACTGTCTTAAGTTATCGTAAGAAAAATAATATGACAATTCGTGAATTTGCTGATTATGCAGGAATCAGTACTTCACTGATTAGTCAAATTGAAAGGGGACATGCTAATCCTTCTTTAAGTGTATTAGAATTAATAGCGAAAGCATTAAACGTACCGCTGTTTACACTTTTTATAAATGATATTGATACAGATTCACTCATTTCTAAGAAAACAGATCGTAAAAAGGTTTACCGAGAAAATAATGATCATATTGTTTACGATGTATTAACACCAGACTTTATGAAAGCTCGTATTGAAATGTTAATGATGGATTTAAATAGACATGCAAATACGACGGAAAGTCATTATTCACATGAAGATAAGGAAGAGATTGCGGTTGTAATGAAAGGGGAAGTATATGTGGAATTGGAAGGGAACGAATATTTTTTAGAAGAAGGGGACGTTGTGCGTATTCCCCCGAATGTGAAACATAGATTTTTGAATAAGAGTAGTGAAATGAATCATATCTTATTTGTGTTAACACCGTCATTAAGTTAA
- a CDS encoding aspartyl-phosphate phosphatase Spo0E family protein has protein sequence MELVKLEKVIEMKKEELLNLVSNYGLQHEKVIELSQEIDKLINWFMFLK, from the coding sequence ATGGAATTAGTGAAGTTAGAAAAAGTAATTGAAATGAAAAAAGAAGAATTATTGAATCTAGTCTCAAATTATGGACTTCAACATGAAAAAGTAATAGAACTCAGCCAAGAAATAGATAAATTAATAAATTGGTTTATGTTTTTAAAATAG
- a CDS encoding alpha/beta fold hydrolase, with translation MILHTHISGEGEPIVLLHSGGMTGLVEFEEQVEFFREKNYQVIRPDLRGHGKSGGTLDNYFLRSAKDLNDTLEYLRINRCHVAGVSLGGLVALLFAKKYPDKVSTLTISGIFPVKRDNWEESQEYEAKCHQQLMENEEVVTYMNQIHVKSDWKGLLESWQVKEWYPFHETSDVDNLKVPTLCIVGGDSEDEVTAATTFKQLNNNIHIAVIPYAGHLVHNDQPKIYSYILSNFLQNAQAASRL, from the coding sequence ATGATACTACATACGCATATTTCAGGAGAAGGGGAACCAATTGTACTTTTACATTCTGGTGGTATGACAGGTTTAGTAGAATTCGAAGAGCAGGTAGAGTTTTTTCGCGAAAAAAATTATCAAGTAATTCGTCCTGACTTAAGAGGACATGGGAAATCTGGGGGGACATTAGATAATTATTTCCTCCGCTCTGCTAAGGATTTAAATGATACGCTAGAGTATTTGCGAATAAATAGATGTCATGTGGCAGGTGTTTCACTTGGGGGATTAGTCGCTTTATTATTTGCAAAAAAATATCCAGATAAAGTGAGTACATTAACTATTTCAGGTATCTTTCCGGTTAAGCGAGATAATTGGGAAGAGTCTCAGGAGTACGAGGCAAAGTGCCATCAACAGCTGATGGAAAATGAAGAAGTTGTAACTTATATGAATCAAATTCATGTAAAAAGTGACTGGAAAGGGTTACTTGAATCGTGGCAAGTTAAGGAGTGGTACCCATTTCATGAAACAAGTGATGTAGATAACCTTAAAGTACCTACACTGTGTATTGTTGGAGGAGATTCAGAAGATGAAGTTACAGCTGCTACAACGTTTAAACAATTAAACAACAATATACATATTGCTGTTATTCCGTATGCAGGTCATTTAGTCCATAATGATCAACCAAAAATATATTCATATATATTGTCTAATTTCTTACAGAATGCGCAAGCTGCTAGTCGACTATGA
- a CDS encoding protoporphyrinogen oxidase translates to MKTVVVIGGGITGLSTMFYLEKLKKDYNIDLNLILIEKEEYLGGKIHSVEENDFIMESGADSIVARNEHVLPLVKDLNLENEMVYNETGISYIYSDNILHPIPADTIFGIPMSVESLFSSTLVSKKGKIVALKDFITKNKEFTKDTSLAVFLESFLGKELVERQIAPVLSGVYSGKLNELTMASTLPYLLEYKNKYGSIIKGFEENKKQFQSAGNKKFVSFKRGLSTIINRLEEVLKETVIKKGAVTTAISKKGDRYEVSFTNHETIQADYVVLAAPHDIAQTLLQSNELNEHFNKFKNSSLISIYLGFDILDEQLPADGTGFIVMENSDLHCDACTWTSRKWKHTSGKQKLLVRMFYKSTNPVYETIKSYSEEELVRVALHDIEKSLGIQGEPEVIEVTNWKGLMPKYHLEHNQAVQSLQEKLAALYPNVYLAGASYYGVGIGACIGNGKNTANEIIATLNEQSK, encoded by the coding sequence ATGAAAACAGTCGTTGTCATCGGTGGAGGTATTACTGGACTTTCTACTATGTTTTATTTAGAAAAATTAAAGAAGGATTATAATATAGATTTAAATTTAATCCTTATTGAGAAAGAAGAGTATTTAGGTGGTAAAATCCACAGTGTGGAAGAAAATGATTTTATTATGGAATCTGGAGCAGATTCTATCGTAGCTCGTAATGAACATGTTTTGCCGCTTGTAAAAGATTTAAATTTAGAAAATGAAATGGTATATAACGAAACAGGTATTTCTTACATATACTCTGATAACATATTACATCCAATTCCTGCTGACACTATATTCGGGATTCCTATGAGTGTTGAATCATTATTTAGCAGTACGCTAGTCTCAAAAAAAGGGAAAATCGTTGCTTTAAAAGATTTTATTACGAAAAATAAGGAGTTTACAAAGGATACATCACTTGCTGTATTTTTAGAAAGCTTTTTAGGGAAAGAGTTAGTGGAAAGACAAATTGCACCTGTGCTTTCAGGTGTATATTCCGGTAAATTGAATGAGCTTACAATGGCATCCACGTTACCATATTTACTTGAGTATAAAAATAAATACGGAAGTATTATTAAAGGTTTTGAAGAGAATAAAAAACAATTTCAGTCAGCAGGAAATAAAAAGTTTGTATCATTTAAAAGGGGACTATCAACGATTATTAATCGCTTAGAAGAAGTGCTGAAGGAGACTGTCATTAAAAAAGGTGCTGTAACAACAGCGATAAGTAAAAAAGGGGATCGATATGAGGTTTCTTTTACAAATCATGAGACAATACAAGCTGATTATGTCGTTTTAGCAGCTCCACATGATATCGCACAAACTTTATTACAGTCTAATGAGTTAAATGAGCATTTTAATAAATTTAAAAATTCATCGCTTATAAGTATTTACTTAGGTTTTGACATACTAGATGAACAACTACCGGCTGACGGCACAGGTTTTATCGTAATGGAAAACAGTGATTTACATTGTGACGCTTGCACATGGACAAGCAGGAAGTGGAAACATACATCGGGTAAACAAAAGCTATTAGTAAGAATGTTTTATAAGAGTACTAATCCAGTGTATGAAACGATCAAAAGTTATAGTGAAGAGGAATTAGTACGAGTAGCTTTACATGATATTGAAAAGAGTCTTGGAATTCAAGGTGAACCAGAAGTAATTGAAGTTACAAATTGGAAAGGTTTAATGCCGAAATATCATTTAGAACATAATCAAGCTGTTCAATCATTACAAGAAAAATTGGCCGCTCTTTATCCTAATGTATACTTAGCTGGAGCTTCATATTACGGTGTAGGAATTGGAGCTTGTATTGGAAACGGAAAGAATACTGCCAATGAAATAATTGCGACATTGAATGAACAGTCAAAATAA
- a CDS encoding SAM-dependent methyltransferase yields MLRTLEARERIGKKWDSTEVYPFFNELDTLLRETGFSSVNWRQTAPCHWALVAYK; encoded by the coding sequence TTGTTACGTACTCTTGAAGCGAGAGAACGAATTGGGAAGAAGTGGGATAGTACAGAAGTATATCCTTTCTTTAATGAGTTAGATACTCTTCTAAGAGAAACTGGGTTTTCAAGTGTAAACTGGAGACAAACAGCTCCATGTCATTGGGCGTTAGTTGCATATAAATAG
- a CDS encoding GNAT family N-acetyltransferase, with product MAFPILETERLRLVEIEQSYCQKIYEIFSLDEVTCYYGMNSFTEFGQASRMIESFSKNYFEKKAMRWGIVLKDTNTLVGTIGLNNLQLWSKRSEIGYDLHPRYWGKGYASEAAREIITYGFRDLGLFRIGAITYPENITSCNMLSKLGFQQEGLLRGYIHQGNKQHDALMYSIVRTDVEDIHY from the coding sequence ATGGCATTTCCTATATTAGAAACGGAACGCTTGCGCTTAGTTGAAATAGAACAATCTTATTGTCAAAAAATATATGAAATATTCTCATTGGATGAGGTAACGTGTTATTACGGTATGAATTCTTTTACTGAGTTTGGACAAGCTTCACGTATGATTGAATCTTTTTCGAAAAATTACTTTGAGAAAAAGGCAATGCGTTGGGGCATTGTATTAAAAGACACAAATACTTTAGTAGGAACAATTGGATTAAATAATTTACAACTTTGGAGTAAACGCTCAGAGATTGGATATGATTTGCATCCTCGTTATTGGGGGAAGGGTTATGCTTCTGAAGCTGCTCGAGAAATTATTACTTATGGATTTCGAGATTTAGGATTATTTAGAATTGGAGCTATTACATATCCTGAAAATATAACTTCGTGTAATATGTTATCTAAATTAGGTTTTCAACAAGAAGGGCTGTTACGTGGATATATTCATCAAGGAAATAAGCAACACGATGCATTAATGTATTCTATTGTACGAACAGATGTAGAGGATATTCATTATTAA
- a CDS encoding cold-shock protein — protein MYRNRKNDVAEVPPEQTPVWECESEDCLGWMRKNFSFEEEPKCPLCKSSMKSGERLLPKIG, from the coding sequence ATGTATCGCAATCGAAAGAACGATGTAGCAGAAGTACCACCAGAACAAACCCCTGTTTGGGAATGTGAATCAGAGGATTGTTTAGGATGGATGAGAAAGAACTTTTCATTTGAAGAAGAGCCTAAATGCCCTTTATGTAAAAGTAGTATGAAAAGCGGAGAACGTTTATTACCTAAAATAGGTTGA
- the cspD gene encoding cold-shock protein CspD: MTLTGKVKWFNSEKGFGFIEVADGSDVFVHFSAITGDGFKSLDEGQEVSFEVEDGNRGPQAKNVVKL, translated from the coding sequence ATGACATTAACAGGTAAAGTAAAATGGTTTAACAGCGAAAAAGGTTTCGGTTTCATCGAGGTTGCAGACGGTAGCGACGTATTCGTTCACTTCTCAGCTATCACTGGCGACGGCTTCAAGTCTCTTGACGAAGGTCAAGAAGTTAGCTTCGAAGTTGAAGACGGTAACCGTGGACCTCAAGCTAAAAACGTTGTAAAGCTATAA